Genomic segment of Gossypium arboreum isolate Shixiya-1 unplaced genomic scaffold, ASM2569848v2 Contig00235, whole genome shotgun sequence:
TTTTATGTTATGACTCTTCCGTATACGTCCGCTTTGGTTTGAATGGGCATTCTGAAGAAACTTCAGTTTAGTTCTGCTATAGAAAAAGAGGATTCTTGGATTGAGCTTTTCCTCCCGGCGAGAAAGCTTTTATTCTGCAATTCATTTCAAAAGACTTCAATCGGTACACGCAAAAATAGGCCAATTCAGCAGCTTTTTGTTCAATTTCGCGCGAGTCAAATTCTCATCAGTACGAGTCAAGGAACGGCCCCTGGCCTCTGATTTCCATATAAAGGACACGACGAGCATAAATACCCTCTTTAACTTCTATTCTGATGGACTGAATATCTTTCATAAGGAATCGTAGAAAGATGCGACGATTTTTCAGGAAAACCCCAACGAAAAATACAGACTATTCCTCCTTTCTATCGAATCGATCATAACCACTGCCTACATTCCAAAAATTGTGCACCACAAATAGGAACTAATAAAGAGGCCTGCGATCCCATAGAAAGACATCACGATTCCTTGTGGAAAAAAAACTATTTGCTGAGACGGAAATAAAGATATCAAATTCCTACCAAGATAACTAGAAGTTCCAACTAATAAAAACCCTAATGAACCAAAAAAAAGGATAAAGGCCCAGCAAAAATTGCTTGTTTTTCGAGATCCCACTATAAATTCTATCCATATAGATTCTGATCGCCAACTCATACATACTAGATCcagttgcattttattcgaattgAGAGAATAACCAAAAAATTCGACTTTACTTTTTTGTTTCCGAAGTAACTCTCATCAACTAGTACTATTTTGATATGAACTTTTAGAAGGAATTCATCAAATTGCTTCGATCTAAAATCATCCCCTTTATATGATCGCCTATACGGATCTACTAGATATATAGACTTTAATTTCATACATCCGTTCGGTACCGATCCACTTGCTATAATTCATTTAACCCTATACCATGTTTACGTATGCATAAGAGGGCTTTTTCATTTATGTTCGGTTCGGGTAAGCCGGATGTTATACAATATTCTACTAAATAGGTATCCATGACATCTAAGTCTTGAAAAAAATAGATAAGATTTGGTCTTGGCCCCATCGAATCTAAAAATCTTAGTTTTTGAACATACAAAGATAAAGAAGCCATTGCAATTGCCGGAAATACTAGGCCTACTAAAGGCACAAAAATAGAGGAAAACTGCTGAAAGTTGTCATAAAATGGGTACCTCAATTTAATATTTGTACCTGTTATTGTTATATTGTTTAGTTAGAAATATATCTTATAACGATTATATTATAATTCGTATATTATACTAATTATATCTAAATACTAAGTATATCTAAGCGAATCTATATATCTAATAGATATCTAATAAGTGCAAGGAATGtagaattaaataaaaggacttgcccatcttttaaatcaaataaaatagatGTATATGATAAGATAATCCACTTTCTTTATTATCTTACTTTATTCTTACTTTTCTTATTATTCTATTGTTCTTGTCTTCTAATTTGCATTTTGAATTTAATAAAGAAAGAGTTTATTACAAATTGTCGAAAGATTCGATTCGTTAGAATCCGATCCAAGAACAGGGATTATTAGTAAAATAGAATTTTCGGGAGATATAGAAAGATGCAAAACTCTATATTTCTATTCTATTTTTCTCTATTTAAATTCTATATACATACGCAATAGAGGAGGATAAAATTCGTTTTATTTGTCTCTCCAAATTCGAATTTCATTTCACAGATGGAAAAATTCGCTTTTTATCTTGTTGCTAGAAGTTTACTCATTAGTAATATcggataatgataataataattatcCGCATAATTTTTTTTCAACAATTCCTTTTTTAGTCACAAAGTCAAATCCCATTACGCGGGCTTTGACTTTGATTCTGGTAAACTAACTAACTACCTTTTCActacaaataaaaaaatttcacttaAGACTCTACTTGATTGAATTTTGATTCAAAGGGAAAAAACCGTGGAGCTGAACTAACTCACTCAGAACACCTTTTAAAGGATTACGTGGTACGATTGGATCGAATAAACCCTTATGGAATAAATATTCAGCCGCCTGTGAACCTTCCGGTATTGTTTTATTCAATGTTTGCTCAATTACTCTTTTACCCGCAAATGCAATATAGGCATTGGGTTCAGCAATAATGATATCCCCCAACATACCAAAACTCGCAGTCACTCCACCAGTAGTAGGAGATGTAAGAATTGATACATAAAATAACTTTTTATTTGATTGATAATCATATAAAGCGGAAGATATTTTAGCCATTTGCATCAAGCTCAAACTTCCTTCTTGCATGCGTGCTCCTCCGGAAGCACACACTAGAATAAGAGGTAAAAAATTATTGGTAGCATATTCGATCAAACGGGTGATTTTCTCGCCTACTACAGATCCCATACTCCCCCCCATAAACTGAAAATCCATAACCCCGATTGCTATAGGAATACCGTTTAGTTGACCCGTGCCTGTTTGAATAGCCTCAGTTAATCCTGTCTttctttgataaaaatcaatacgATCTTTATAAAGCTCTTCTTCAGACTGAAATTCAATGGGATCCAGAGAGATCATGTCTTCATCCATAGGACCCCAAGTGCCTGGATCAATCGAAAGTTCGATTCTATCTGAACTCCTCATTTTCAAATGATATCCACATTGTTCACAAATATTCATTTTTGAATTAAGCGATTTCTTATAATTTACTCCATAACAATTTTCGCATTCGCATTGAACCCACAAATCCTTGTATAGATCGAGATCATTAGAACTTTCTTTTAGAGTTAAATCATTACCATTTTCACGAGTTATTATATCGAAATTCTTGCCTTCACTACTATTTCCACCTTCGCCGCAAatgtaattataaatataattatcattGGAATTGTCACTACCACTTAAAATGGAACTATCAATACAGATTTGAGAACGAAGATAAGAGTCAATACAACTATTAATGTGATTATTCCAACCACAGTTAGTATCATTATCATACAAGTTAAAATGATAGTGGGGCTCATCATTTTTCGATCCATTATTCATATAACTAGAATTATGATAACTATAAAAAAAACTTTCTAGTTCACTCAAAAAAGAATGATCATTGTTAAGCTCAAAAATTTGATTTTCACTATCAAAATATATGGAATAACGGTCCTGATTACTATCCCTAATTAAAAAGGTGTCATCAGAAATGAAATTCCGAATGTCTTTGACGTCAACTAAATGATCAACCTTACTGTAATAACTAGAGCTGTCACTACAATCATGAATGTTTTTATCCGTATCATTTCTAGTCGGGTCTTCGTTTACAGTAGTATTTTCAACAGGACCAAGGCGGCTATCCATTGATTTACTTAGCCCACATCTGTATTCTAATTCTCCCTTAGACAAGATCAAATTGAACCATGATTTTTCCATAGAGCTTTCTTGCCTCTATTTCCATGAAAGTACAGTAGATGAATAGTCATTCGATGAAAAATcaattgaatattttatttcCTATCAGAATACGCATACTAGATACAATCACTAGGGTTATTAACGAACAATGAGTGAATATTGAAAGAAACGATTCTCTTTTGTGAGAACCTAGAGTAGCAGTTCATTATATATGATAGGATAGAGCTCTTTTTTCTTTTGAATTAGAAATATCAATTTTCAATTAGAAATAGTGATTTCCCCATGTTGTGTAAAATCCGCactgaaaaaattgaaaaaagaaattTTTCTCCTATCAAGAACCTTTTTCGTAAAATCTCGTCTACTAATACAATAAGTTTCTATTCCAACACGGAGCCAAAAGGACAACATACAGGATGGGTAGAAGAAGTTGTGATGCTTGGCTCGATCCATGATCGAAACCG
This window contains:
- the LOC128288587 gene encoding LOW QUALITY PROTEIN: acetyl-coenzyme A carboxylase carboxyl transferase subunit beta, chloroplastic-like (The sequence of the model RefSeq protein was modified relative to this genomic sequence to represent the inferred CDS: inserted 1 base in 1 codon), which translates into the protein MTIHLLYFHGNXRQESSMEKSWFNLILSKGELEYRCGLSKSMDSRLGPVENTTVNEDPTRNDTDKNIHDCSDSSSYYSKVDHLVDVKDIRNFISDDTFLIRDSNQDRYSIYFDSENQIFELNNDHSFLSELESFFYSYHNSSYMNNGSKNDEPHYHFNLYDNDTNCGWNNHINSCIDSYLRSQICIDSSILSGSDNSNDNYIYNYICGEGGNSSEGKNFDIITRENGNDLTLKESSNDLDLYKDLWVQCECENCYGVNYKKSLNSKMNICEQCGYHLKMRSSDRIELSIDPGTWGPMDEDMISLDPIEFQSEEELYKDRIDFYQRKTGLTEAIQTGTGQLNGIPIAIGVMDFQFMGGSMGSVVGEKITRLIEYATNNFLPLILVCASGGARMQEGSLSLMQMAKISSALYDYQSNKKLFYVSILTSPTTGGVTASFGMLGDIIIAEPNAYIAFAGKRVIEQTLNKTIPEGSQAAEYLFHKGLFDPIVPRNPLKGVLSELVQLHGFFPLNQNSIK